A region of Leptidea sinapis chromosome 4, ilLepSina1.1, whole genome shotgun sequence DNA encodes the following proteins:
- the LOC126979960 gene encoding myosin-VIIa-like isoform X1 has protein sequence MADRLQLSDYVWLKPERKSEFDIPIAVRILNSSGGKLEVIDDDGTKIITTVENILKPLHATSKESVEDMITLGELQEYTILRNLHIRYNKQLIYTYTGSMLIAINPYEILPIYTMDQIHYYQERSVTDMPPHIFAIGSESYRELLDTNVNQCIVISGESGAGKTESTKLLLQYLAAASGKHSWIEQQIQETNPILEAFGNAKTVKNDNSSRFGKYINIYFSNTGVIEGGNIEQYLLEKSRIVRQNRGERNYHIFYSLVTGLSADEKKKLELGRPQEYEYLNSGMMLTCDGRNDALEFSDIRSAFKVLNFTDDDVWGIFSLLAAILHIGNLKFKSSSSNNIDSSEVVDSSNANRIANLFGVNKAKLCEALTRKSLIAHGEKIISPISAAAAIEGRDALVKAIYGCIFVYIVENINKTLHRDESLSSGSIGILDIFGFENFEVNSFEQLCINYANENLQQFFVKHIFKIEQEQYEKEGITWANINYVDNQENLDVIGIKPLNLLSLIDEESRFPKGTDVTLLDKLNTNHNTKKCYVTPKSSRDHRFGVRHFAGDVYYDVKGFLDKNRDMITTDVKEMIMDSNNSFLLKIFPLDNHVTPQGGSRKTISLSHQFKTSLEALMKTLYSCHPFFVRCIKPNEIKKPRVLDRPLCVRQLRYAGLMETAKIRQAGYPIRYSYVDFVHRYRLVVSGIPPAEKIDCRMGAKKICDEVLKDGNFRLGHTKVFLKDYHDALLEDLRHKVLITAVINVQKNARRFIYRKRYLRLREAALVIQKHFRARGYRSRFLAMRRGYLRLQAAVKSRELRRTFIQLRLFFIKLQARSKGYIIRKILKDKRKLINASIEKLKHEKQLSKEDKNVAEDDFERKYNDLMKAIWIGKDFPVENNAQNTSVIDDKYVDDVFGFLKDTATPSGTVRGTGFGVTTAAKPITEVINIPLQQEIEDISIDEFNFKKFAATYFLGNVSHQYSRKPLKHSLLELPSPVDRAASQALWITIMRFMGDAAEPKYVDDKKDNTPIMAKLTDTVGKTFQKSKEFEEFLLRDTYDGKSKLVQKTLKKQSKLHEDFVKSLVSDEQTTEMYSTWLNARRSTNLEKLHFIIGHGIIRKELRDEIFCQLCKQLTNNPSKASFARGWILLSLCVGCFPPSERFVKYLRSFIREGPAGYAPYCEGRLVRTFKNGPRTQPPSWLELQATKTKKPIILTITLMNEAIKTVESDSATTSEEICQQIADNVGLTDTFGFSLYITLFDKVSSLGSEGEHILDAISQCEQYAKEQGMPEKNAPWRLFYRKEVFAPWHNPAEDPVATSLIYHQVVRGVKFGEYRCNSEIDLATIAAQQHYIEYGAQIEPNLLRKVIVNYIPNQFIQSNDAALTKWEHLVTKSFETSKSIQSKVDPLRCKEDIVIFAKIKWPMLFSRFFEAIKLKGEGINKDIIIVAINWTGIYIVDQSEHILLEMSYPEVTFVAYSDDKDYNNVGRVTIKTIQQEEFVFQSVEASEMSSLIIYLIDGLKRRSTYVIAQCDSEGYSDAATFIQYKKGDLITLLQEFNGETLMNATWGHGLCNGKEGLFPTEQVYILPTLSMPSSSIIEVFKKGSINNDRKVKSQYNTLQRKRMHTLEKYAKDNFRENYDIHASISKQSTLTMAKKSVLSDLWTHTREPIRLPLLRKILDDEKSSKIAVASFFAILKYMGDMPAPKSRSATEYTDEIFKPALKDANLREEVYCQIMKQLTNNRIQLSEERGWELMWLATGVFACSQTLMKELVDFLKTRPHPIAKECLKRVFKIQRGGARMYAPYVVEVEAIQHRSMQIYHKVYFPDDTDEAFEVDSSTKARDLCEQITGRLNLRNSDGFSLFVKIADKVFSVPENFYFFDFIHELVDWMKHTRPGRGADHLQMNYQIFFMKKLWINTVPGKDKNADEIFYFPQELPKYLRGYHKTSKQDLIELAALLYRARYGDDQTLLPQITQMLSEFIPSDMLKIQTNSQWKSSISSAYFKHGQMTMSEAKTQFLRKIYQLPTFGTAFFEVKQTSEPSYPEMVIIGINKQGVTVIHPQTRDLLITYPFSQLSNWSSGNTFFHMTMGSFMRGTKILCETSLGYKMDDLISSYIAHLRQTIKQRTRKP, from the exons TGGTGAAAGCGGAGCAGGGAAGACAGAAAGTACGAAATTACTTCTACAGTATCTGGCGGCAGCAAGCGGCAAACACTCGTGGATTGAGCAACAAATTCAAGAGACAAACCCAATCTTAGAAGCATTTGGAAACGCCAAAACGGTTAAGAATGACAATTCTTCAAGGTTTGGAaagtatatcaatatttacTTTAGCAACACGGGAGTGATTGAGGGAGGTAATATAGAACAGTATTTACTAGAGAAATCTCGGATTGTCCGGCAAAATAGAGGTGAACGCAACTATCACATCTTTTATTCGCTTGTTACTGGCTTGTCTGCTGACGAAAAAAAGAAACTTGAACTTGGCAGACCTCAAGAATACGAATATCTTAATTCTGGAATGATGCTTACTTGTGACGGCAGGAATGATGCTCTGGAATTCTCTGATATAAGATCtgcttttaaagtattaaattttaccgACGATGACGTATGGGGAATTTTCAGCTTGTTAGCTGCTATTTTACACATAGGTAATTTAAAGTTTAAGTCGTCTAGTTCTAATAATATAGACTCATCTGAAGTGGTTGATTCTTCCAACGCAAACAGAATTGCCAATCTTTTTGGAGTAAACAAAGCAAAATTATGTGAGGCTCTTACACGAAAAAGTTTAATTGCTCATGGAGAAAAAATTATTTCGCCAATATCTGCTGCAGCTGCAATTGAAGGTAGAGATGCTCTAGTAAAAGCAATTTATGgatgtatatttgtatatatagttgaaaatatcaataaaactcTACACAGAGATGAATCATTGTCTAGTGGTTCGATTGGTATACTAGATATATtcggatttgaaaactttgAAGTAAACAGCTTTGAACAACTTTGCATTAACTATGCGAATGAAAATTTGCAACAGTTTTTCGTGAAACATATATTCAAAATTGAGCAAGAACAGTATGAAAAGGAGGGTATAACATGGGCTAATATTAATTACGTGGATAATCAGGAGAATTTGGATGTCATTGGGATCAAGCCGCTTAACTTATTGTCCCTAATTGATGAAGAATCTAGATTCCCTAAAGGAACAGATGTTACACTTTTAGATAAGTTAAATACAAATCACAATACCAAAAAATGTTATGTTACACCAAAATCATCACGAGACCATCGTTTTGGAGTTCGTCATTTCGCTGGAGATGTTTACTATGATGTAAAGG GTTTTCTTGATAAGAATAGGGACATGATAACTACTGATGTAAAGGAAATGATTATGGACTCAAATAATTCGttcttgttaaaaatatttccttTGGATAATCACGTTACACCTCAAGGTGGAAGCCGAAAAACTATATCTCTCAGCCACCAGTTTAAGACATCCCTTGAAGCGCTGATGAAAACATTATATAGTTGCCACCCTTTTTTTGTACGGTGCATTAAAccaaacgaaataaaaaaaccgcgg GTGTTGGACCGTCCACTCTGCGTTCGTCAACTGCGTTACGCTGGTCTGATGGAGACTGCTAAAATTAGACAAGCTGGATATCCCATAAGATACTCATACGTTGATTTCGTCCACCGTTATCGCCTCGTTGTTTCCGGAATACCGCCAGCAGAGAAAATTGATTGCCGAATGGGTGCTAAGAAGATTTGCGATGAAGTGCTAAAAGATGGAAACTTTAGACTTGGTCATACTAAAGTTTTTCTCAAAGATTATCATGATGCATTACTAGAAGATTTGCGACATAAAGTGCTCATAACGGCAGTGATAAACGTACAAAAGAATGCAAGAAGGTTTATCTATAGAAAAAGATATTTACGACTCCGCGAAGCCGCTCTTGTAATACAAAAACATTTCCGTGCTCGTGGATATAGAAGCAGATTCTTGGCAATGAGAAGAGGCTACCTTCGTTTACAAGCTGCTGTCAAATCTCGAGAATTGAGGAGAACTTTCATACAGTTACGACTATTCTTCATTAAATTACAAGCACGTTCCAAGGggtatattattagaaaaatattaaaagataaaCGTAAACTTATTAATGCATCAATTGAAAAGCTCAAACACGAAAAACAACTAAGTAAAGAAGACAAAAATGTGGCTGAAGATGATTTTGAACGAAAATATAACGACCTTATGAAAGCTATATGGATAGGTAAAGATTTCCCTGTAGAAAATAACGCACAAAATACGTCTGTTATTGACGACAAATATGTTGATGACGTTTTCGGTTTTTTAAAAGATACTGCGACACCGTCGGGTACAGTTAGAGGAACGGGATTTGGTGTT ACAACTGCTGCGAAGCCAATAACAGAAGTGATAAACATACCTTTACAACAAGAAATAGAGGATATATCTATTGATGAGTTTAACTTCAAGAAATTCGCCGCTACTTATTTCTTAGGAAACGTGAGCCATCAATATTCTCGGAAACCGCTGAAGCATTCATTATTAGAGTTGCCGTCACCAGTAGACAGAGCAGCATCCCAGGCGCTGTGGATTACTATAATGAGGTTTATGGGTGACGCAGCGGAACCAAAATATGTTGATGATAAGAAAGACAACACACCGATCATGGCAAAATTGACAGATACGGTGGGTAAAACTTTCCAGAAAAGCAAGGAATTTGAG GAATTTTTACTTAGAGACACGTACGATGGTAAAAGTAAATTAgtacaaaaaactttaaaaaagcaATCAAAGTTACATGAAGATTTTGTTAAAAGTTTGGTAAGTGACGAACAGACTACAGAAATGTATAGCACTTGGCTTAATGCTCGGCGAAGTACTAATTTGGAGAAGCTACATTTTATTATAGGCCATGGAATTATAAGGAAAGAATTAAG AGACGAAATATTCTGTCAACTTTGTAAACAACTGACAAACAATCCTTCAAAGGCATCTTTCGCTCGTGGTTGGATATTATTATCACTATGTGTTGGTTGCTTCCCACCATCGGAGAGATTCGTAAAGTATCTTCGCTCTTTTATTCGAGAGGGTCCGGCTGGTTACGCACCCTATTGTGAGGGACGACTCGTCAGAACATTTAAAAATGGCCCACGTACCCAACCACCTAGCTGGTTGGAACTGCAAGCAACTAAAACAAAGAAACCAATAATTTTAAcgattacacttatgaatgaagCCATCAAGACTGTTGAATCTGATTCAGCAACAACATCGGAGGAAATATGTCAACAAATAGCTGATAATGTGGGACTTACCGATACATTTGGGTTCTCACTTTACATAACGCTCTTTGATAAAGTATCATCGCTCGGTAGTGAAGGTGAACATATTTTAGATGCCATTTCTCAATGTGAACAATATGCAAAGGAACAGGGCATGCCAGAAAAAAATGCTCCGTGGAGGCTGTTTTATCGGAAAGAAGTATTCGCCCCATGGCATAACCCTGCCGAAGATCCAGTTGCAACAAGTTTAATTTATCATCAAGTCGTAAGAGGTGTAAAGTTTGGAGAGTACAGATGTAATTCGGAAATAGATTTGGCTACAATTGCCGCTCAACAGCATTACATTGAATATGGAGCACAAATTGAACCAAACTTGTTAAGAAaagttattgttaattatataccTAACCAGTTTATACAAAGTAATGACGCTGCTTTAACGAAGTGGGAACATCTTGTAACTAAATCATTCGAAACTTCAAAGAGTATACAGTCGAAAGTAGATCCTCTACGATGTAAAGAAGACATTGTTATATTTGCTAAAATAAAATGGCCTATGCTTTTTTCAAGATTTTTTGAAGCTATTAAGTTAAAAGGCGAAGGCATTAATAAAGACATAATAATTGTCGCAATAAATTGGACTGGAATTTATATTGTAGACCAATCTGAACATATTCTTTTAGAAATGTCATATCCTGAAGTAACATTTGTTGCGTACAGTGATGATAAGGATTATAATAACGTAGGAAGggttacaataaaaacaatccaACAGGAAGAGTTTGTATTTCAGAGTGTTGAAGCAAGTGAAATGAGTTCGTTGATAATATATCTCATTGATGGTCTTAAAAGACGTTCGACTTACGTCATCGCTCAATGTGATTCTGAGGGGTACAGTGATGCTGCAACatttatacaatacaaaaaaggGGATCTGATTACACTTTTGCAGGAATTCAATGGCGAAACTCTTATGAATGCTACCTGGGGTCACGGTTTATGTAATGGTAAAGAAGGATTGTTTCCCACTGAACAAGTGTATATACTGCCGACTCTTTCTATGCCTTCCAGTTCCATTATAGAGGTATTTAAAAAAGGTTCCATAAATAACGACAGAAAGGTAAAATCTCAGTATAACACGCTCCAACGAAAAAGAATGCATACTTTAGAAAAATATGCTAAGGACAATTTCAGAGAGAACTACGATATACATGCAAGTATATCAAAACAGTCTACTTTAACAATGGCTAAAAAATCTGTTCTAAGCGATTTGTGGACACACACGAGGGAGCCGATACGACTCCcgttattaagaaaaatattagatGACGAAAAGTCTAGTAAAATTGCTGTAGCATCTTTCTTCGCTATATTAAAATACATGGGTGATATGCCAGCTCCCAAATCAAGATCTGCAACCGAATATACAGATGAAATATTTAAGCCTGCTTTGAAGGATGCTAATTTAAGAGAAGAAGTGTACTGTCAAATTATGAAACAGTTGACTAACAATAGAATACAGCTCAGTGAAGAAAGAGGTTGGGAGTTAATGTGGCTTGCAACAGGAGTGTTTGCATGCAGTCAGACGTTAATGAAGGAATTAGTTGATTTTCTGAAAACTAGACCTCATCCTATCGCAAAAGAATGTTTAAAACgtgtatttaaaattcaaagagGTGGAGCCCGAATGTATGCACCGTATGTTGTAGAAGTAGAAGCAATACAGCACAGAAGTATGCAAATATACCACAAAGTCTATTTTCCGGATGACACCGACGAAGCTTTTGAAGTAGATTCTTCCACTAAAGCGAGAGATCTATGTGAACAGATTACTGGAAGATTAAACCTTAGAAATAGTGATGGGTTTAGTTTATTCGTTAAGATAGCAGACAAAGTTTTTTCAGTACCAGAGAACTTTTACTTTTTCGATTTCATACACGAGCTTGTTGATTGGATGAAGCACACTCGTCCGGGGCGAGGAG CCGACCATCTGCAAATGAACTAccaaatatttttcatgaaGAAATTATGGATCAATACCGTTCCTGGAAAAGATAAGAATGCCgacgaaattttttattttccgcAAGAATTGCCAAAATATTTACGAGGCTACCACAAAACCTCAAAACAGGATTTGATCGAATTAGCAGCTCTCCTTTATAGGGCACGTTATGGAGATGATCAAACGCTTTTGCCTCAGATTACTCAAATGCTGAGTGAATTTATACCTTCTGACATGCTTAAGATTCAAACTAATTCGCAATGGAAATCTTCTATAAGTTCGGCATATTTTAAGCATGGCCAAATGACTATGAGTGAAGCTAAAACACAATTCCTGAGGAAGATTTATCAGTTACCAACATTCGGTACagcattttttgaagtgaaacaaACATCAGAACCTTCGTACCCTGAAATGGTAATAATTGGTATTAATAAACAAGGAGTTACCGTTATTCACCCTCAGACGCGG GATTTACTTATAACTTACCCATTCTCTCAGCTTTCAAATTGGTCTTCGGGAAATACATTCTTCCATATGACGATGGGCAGTTTCATGCGTGGTACTAAAATATTGTGCGAGACCAGTTTGGGATACAAAATGGATGATCTTATATCTTCGTATATTGCTCACTTGAGGCAAACAATCAAACAGAGAACTCGAAAGCCTTAG
- the LOC126979960 gene encoding myosin-VIIa-like isoform X2, protein METAKIRQAGYPIRYSYVDFVHRYRLVVSGIPPAEKIDCRMGAKKICDEVLKDGNFRLGHTKVFLKDYHDALLEDLRHKVLITAVINVQKNARRFIYRKRYLRLREAALVIQKHFRARGYRSRFLAMRRGYLRLQAAVKSRELRRTFIQLRLFFIKLQARSKGYIIRKILKDKRKLINASIEKLKHEKQLSKEDKNVAEDDFERKYNDLMKAIWIGKDFPVENNAQNTSVIDDKYVDDVFGFLKDTATPSGTVRGTGFGVTTAAKPITEVINIPLQQEIEDISIDEFNFKKFAATYFLGNVSHQYSRKPLKHSLLELPSPVDRAASQALWITIMRFMGDAAEPKYVDDKKDNTPIMAKLTDTVGKTFQKSKEFEEFLLRDTYDGKSKLVQKTLKKQSKLHEDFVKSLVSDEQTTEMYSTWLNARRSTNLEKLHFIIGHGIIRKELRDEIFCQLCKQLTNNPSKASFARGWILLSLCVGCFPPSERFVKYLRSFIREGPAGYAPYCEGRLVRTFKNGPRTQPPSWLELQATKTKKPIILTITLMNEAIKTVESDSATTSEEICQQIADNVGLTDTFGFSLYITLFDKVSSLGSEGEHILDAISQCEQYAKEQGMPEKNAPWRLFYRKEVFAPWHNPAEDPVATSLIYHQVVRGVKFGEYRCNSEIDLATIAAQQHYIEYGAQIEPNLLRKVIVNYIPNQFIQSNDAALTKWEHLVTKSFETSKSIQSKVDPLRCKEDIVIFAKIKWPMLFSRFFEAIKLKGEGINKDIIIVAINWTGIYIVDQSEHILLEMSYPEVTFVAYSDDKDYNNVGRVTIKTIQQEEFVFQSVEASEMSSLIIYLIDGLKRRSTYVIAQCDSEGYSDAATFIQYKKGDLITLLQEFNGETLMNATWGHGLCNGKEGLFPTEQVYILPTLSMPSSSIIEVFKKGSINNDRKVKSQYNTLQRKRMHTLEKYAKDNFRENYDIHASISKQSTLTMAKKSVLSDLWTHTREPIRLPLLRKILDDEKSSKIAVASFFAILKYMGDMPAPKSRSATEYTDEIFKPALKDANLREEVYCQIMKQLTNNRIQLSEERGWELMWLATGVFACSQTLMKELVDFLKTRPHPIAKECLKRVFKIQRGGARMYAPYVVEVEAIQHRSMQIYHKVYFPDDTDEAFEVDSSTKARDLCEQITGRLNLRNSDGFSLFVKIADKVFSVPENFYFFDFIHELVDWMKHTRPGRGADHLQMNYQIFFMKKLWINTVPGKDKNADEIFYFPQELPKYLRGYHKTSKQDLIELAALLYRARYGDDQTLLPQITQMLSEFIPSDMLKIQTNSQWKSSISSAYFKHGQMTMSEAKTQFLRKIYQLPTFGTAFFEVKQTSEPSYPEMVIIGINKQGVTVIHPQTRDLLITYPFSQLSNWSSGNTFFHMTMGSFMRGTKILCETSLGYKMDDLISSYIAHLRQTIKQRTRKP, encoded by the exons ATGGAGACTGCTAAAATTAGACAAGCTGGATATCCCATAAGATACTCATACGTTGATTTCGTCCACCGTTATCGCCTCGTTGTTTCCGGAATACCGCCAGCAGAGAAAATTGATTGCCGAATGGGTGCTAAGAAGATTTGCGATGAAGTGCTAAAAGATGGAAACTTTAGACTTGGTCATACTAAAGTTTTTCTCAAAGATTATCATGATGCATTACTAGAAGATTTGCGACATAAAGTGCTCATAACGGCAGTGATAAACGTACAAAAGAATGCAAGAAGGTTTATCTATAGAAAAAGATATTTACGACTCCGCGAAGCCGCTCTTGTAATACAAAAACATTTCCGTGCTCGTGGATATAGAAGCAGATTCTTGGCAATGAGAAGAGGCTACCTTCGTTTACAAGCTGCTGTCAAATCTCGAGAATTGAGGAGAACTTTCATACAGTTACGACTATTCTTCATTAAATTACAAGCACGTTCCAAGGggtatattattagaaaaatattaaaagataaaCGTAAACTTATTAATGCATCAATTGAAAAGCTCAAACACGAAAAACAACTAAGTAAAGAAGACAAAAATGTGGCTGAAGATGATTTTGAACGAAAATATAACGACCTTATGAAAGCTATATGGATAGGTAAAGATTTCCCTGTAGAAAATAACGCACAAAATACGTCTGTTATTGACGACAAATATGTTGATGACGTTTTCGGTTTTTTAAAAGATACTGCGACACCGTCGGGTACAGTTAGAGGAACGGGATTTGGTGTT ACAACTGCTGCGAAGCCAATAACAGAAGTGATAAACATACCTTTACAACAAGAAATAGAGGATATATCTATTGATGAGTTTAACTTCAAGAAATTCGCCGCTACTTATTTCTTAGGAAACGTGAGCCATCAATATTCTCGGAAACCGCTGAAGCATTCATTATTAGAGTTGCCGTCACCAGTAGACAGAGCAGCATCCCAGGCGCTGTGGATTACTATAATGAGGTTTATGGGTGACGCAGCGGAACCAAAATATGTTGATGATAAGAAAGACAACACACCGATCATGGCAAAATTGACAGATACGGTGGGTAAAACTTTCCAGAAAAGCAAGGAATTTGAG GAATTTTTACTTAGAGACACGTACGATGGTAAAAGTAAATTAgtacaaaaaactttaaaaaagcaATCAAAGTTACATGAAGATTTTGTTAAAAGTTTGGTAAGTGACGAACAGACTACAGAAATGTATAGCACTTGGCTTAATGCTCGGCGAAGTACTAATTTGGAGAAGCTACATTTTATTATAGGCCATGGAATTATAAGGAAAGAATTAAG AGACGAAATATTCTGTCAACTTTGTAAACAACTGACAAACAATCCTTCAAAGGCATCTTTCGCTCGTGGTTGGATATTATTATCACTATGTGTTGGTTGCTTCCCACCATCGGAGAGATTCGTAAAGTATCTTCGCTCTTTTATTCGAGAGGGTCCGGCTGGTTACGCACCCTATTGTGAGGGACGACTCGTCAGAACATTTAAAAATGGCCCACGTACCCAACCACCTAGCTGGTTGGAACTGCAAGCAACTAAAACAAAGAAACCAATAATTTTAAcgattacacttatgaatgaagCCATCAAGACTGTTGAATCTGATTCAGCAACAACATCGGAGGAAATATGTCAACAAATAGCTGATAATGTGGGACTTACCGATACATTTGGGTTCTCACTTTACATAACGCTCTTTGATAAAGTATCATCGCTCGGTAGTGAAGGTGAACATATTTTAGATGCCATTTCTCAATGTGAACAATATGCAAAGGAACAGGGCATGCCAGAAAAAAATGCTCCGTGGAGGCTGTTTTATCGGAAAGAAGTATTCGCCCCATGGCATAACCCTGCCGAAGATCCAGTTGCAACAAGTTTAATTTATCATCAAGTCGTAAGAGGTGTAAAGTTTGGAGAGTACAGATGTAATTCGGAAATAGATTTGGCTACAATTGCCGCTCAACAGCATTACATTGAATATGGAGCACAAATTGAACCAAACTTGTTAAGAAaagttattgttaattatataccTAACCAGTTTATACAAAGTAATGACGCTGCTTTAACGAAGTGGGAACATCTTGTAACTAAATCATTCGAAACTTCAAAGAGTATACAGTCGAAAGTAGATCCTCTACGATGTAAAGAAGACATTGTTATATTTGCTAAAATAAAATGGCCTATGCTTTTTTCAAGATTTTTTGAAGCTATTAAGTTAAAAGGCGAAGGCATTAATAAAGACATAATAATTGTCGCAATAAATTGGACTGGAATTTATATTGTAGACCAATCTGAACATATTCTTTTAGAAATGTCATATCCTGAAGTAACATTTGTTGCGTACAGTGATGATAAGGATTATAATAACGTAGGAAGggttacaataaaaacaatccaACAGGAAGAGTTTGTATTTCAGAGTGTTGAAGCAAGTGAAATGAGTTCGTTGATAATATATCTCATTGATGGTCTTAAAAGACGTTCGACTTACGTCATCGCTCAATGTGATTCTGAGGGGTACAGTGATGCTGCAACatttatacaatacaaaaaaggGGATCTGATTACACTTTTGCAGGAATTCAATGGCGAAACTCTTATGAATGCTACCTGGGGTCACGGTTTATGTAATGGTAAAGAAGGATTGTTTCCCACTGAACAAGTGTATATACTGCCGACTCTTTCTATGCCTTCCAGTTCCATTATAGAGGTATTTAAAAAAGGTTCCATAAATAACGACAGAAAGGTAAAATCTCAGTATAACACGCTCCAACGAAAAAGAATGCATACTTTAGAAAAATATGCTAAGGACAATTTCAGAGAGAACTACGATATACATGCAAGTATATCAAAACAGTCTACTTTAACAATGGCTAAAAAATCTGTTCTAAGCGATTTGTGGACACACACGAGGGAGCCGATACGACTCCcgttattaagaaaaatattagatGACGAAAAGTCTAGTAAAATTGCTGTAGCATCTTTCTTCGCTATATTAAAATACATGGGTGATATGCCAGCTCCCAAATCAAGATCTGCAACCGAATATACAGATGAAATATTTAAGCCTGCTTTGAAGGATGCTAATTTAAGAGAAGAAGTGTACTGTCAAATTATGAAACAGTTGACTAACAATAGAATACAGCTCAGTGAAGAAAGAGGTTGGGAGTTAATGTGGCTTGCAACAGGAGTGTTTGCATGCAGTCAGACGTTAATGAAGGAATTAGTTGATTTTCTGAAAACTAGACCTCATCCTATCGCAAAAGAATGTTTAAAACgtgtatttaaaattcaaagagGTGGAGCCCGAATGTATGCACCGTATGTTGTAGAAGTAGAAGCAATACAGCACAGAAGTATGCAAATATACCACAAAGTCTATTTTCCGGATGACACCGACGAAGCTTTTGAAGTAGATTCTTCCACTAAAGCGAGAGATCTATGTGAACAGATTACTGGAAGATTAAACCTTAGAAATAGTGATGGGTTTAGTTTATTCGTTAAGATAGCAGACAAAGTTTTTTCAGTACCAGAGAACTTTTACTTTTTCGATTTCATACACGAGCTTGTTGATTGGATGAAGCACACTCGTCCGGGGCGAGGAG CCGACCATCTGCAAATGAACTAccaaatatttttcatgaaGAAATTATGGATCAATACCGTTCCTGGAAAAGATAAGAATGCCgacgaaattttttattttccgcAAGAATTGCCAAAATATTTACGAGGCTACCACAAAACCTCAAAACAGGATTTGATCGAATTAGCAGCTCTCCTTTATAGGGCACGTTATGGAGATGATCAAACGCTTTTGCCTCAGATTACTCAAATGCTGAGTGAATTTATACCTTCTGACATGCTTAAGATTCAAACTAATTCGCAATGGAAATCTTCTATAAGTTCGGCATATTTTAAGCATGGCCAAATGACTATGAGTGAAGCTAAAACACAATTCCTGAGGAAGATTTATCAGTTACCAACATTCGGTACagcattttttgaagtgaaacaaACATCAGAACCTTCGTACCCTGAAATGGTAATAATTGGTATTAATAAACAAGGAGTTACCGTTATTCACCCTCAGACGCGG GATTTACTTATAACTTACCCATTCTCTCAGCTTTCAAATTGGTCTTCGGGAAATACATTCTTCCATATGACGATGGGCAGTTTCATGCGTGGTACTAAAATATTGTGCGAGACCAGTTTGGGATACAAAATGGATGATCTTATATCTTCGTATATTGCTCACTTGAGGCAAACAATCAAACAGAGAACTCGAAAGCCTTAG